ACAAGACACGACATGAACGGCAGGCAGACCCTATTATAGAAATGGGAGTCAAGGCCGAGCGGTTTATCGGTCCATATCTGACTGATAACAGGCCACATGGTGCCCAGAGTGACAACCATGCCTAAAGCCAACAGGAACCATGTAGCGATGACCAGCATGCCCTGTCGGCTCAGGAAGTCAGACAGGCTCCGCTGCGTCAGACGCTCGGACAGGAAGGTGACCATGAGTGTCACAAGCAGCCCGATCATCATGGACCAGAACAACGGCTGGGCAACCCCGGACTTTCCAAAGGAATGCAGGGAGTCAATGACGCCGGACCGGGTCAGATAAGTGGAAAATATGCACAGGATAAAAGTAAACGACATGAGAAAGACGTTTGTACGCTGCAAGGCATTCCGACGCGATTCGATGATGGACGTATGCAGCACAGCGGTCCCCGCAAACCACGGAATAAGGGAAGCGTTCTCAACCGGATCCCATGCCCAATAGCCACCCCAACCCAATTCCATATAGGACCACCAGCCACCCAGCACAATACCCGCTGTCAGAAAGACCCAGGACAGGATATTCCAGTTGCGGGTGATGGTAATCCAGGATTTTACCTCGCCCGCAATGGACGCGGCCAATGCCGCACACGCCGGAATGGCATAGAGGGCAAAACCGAAGAACAACAGCGGAGGATGAAAGATCATGCCGGGGTTGCGCAGCAGCGGATTCAGGCCGCGCCCGTCCGCCGGAGCAGGAATGATTTCAATAAACGGGTTGGACCAACCTGTGAGCAGCAACAGGAAGAAACCCTGCACTGACAGAAAGAACATCCAGAAAAACAGTTTTGTGTCGTCGCTGAAGGACTTATATCCCGGCGTGGTCACGAAGATCATGCCGGCAACGGCTATGATCAGCTCCCAGAAAAGCAGCGATCCTTCGCGGCCGCCCCACAACGCCGTGAGTGTGTAGACAAAGGACAGCGCGTTATCCACGTTGTCATAGACATATTGGAAGGAATAATCTCTGGTAGTCAGCCCTACCATGAGAATAAGCGTGGAAAAAATCACACCGCCGGAAGCCACGAGTTGACCGCGTTCGATAAAAATCAACGAGTCCTTGTTCTGCCGCCAGGCGGCGACACCGGCGAATCCTGCGAGAAAGAGAAAAGCGAGCAGGGAAAAAAGCAAACCGACATATCCGGTCAGGTGCATAAAACTCTCCTTACGATATCAATATGCGAATGACCGAACACACCTGCCCGAATTCGCGAAGTTATGACATAAAGTCATACGGCGATAGTAGGATAAAAAAAACGAAGCAACCATGTGAAAAAGATTTCACCAACCCGGCTGCTAACTTGATTTTTCCATTTCCTTGCTTTGTTCTTCGTACTTGGAAGGACATTTGGTCACCAGAGTTCTGGCTATGAACATTTCGCCATCTGAGGAAAAAGTCCCTTCCACGATGACTTCGACATCTTCCTTGAAAGTATCTGGCAGCGCGCCCTTGAACTGAACCCGTAAAGACTTGGCATGCTCTATCTTGTCAATGAGATCAAAACTGGCACCGAGCTTGCCATCCACAACTTCCAAATTATCAGGCGACACCTTGCCGAACAGACGAGCCTGACCGATCTGTGTCCGGTCCTCGGCCAACGCCTCGGATACATTGAGGAAGTAAACGGAGTCTTCGGTCAGGCCAGAGAAAATGAGATACCCAAAACCGCCCAGAAACAATGCCAGGGCAACTCCATATACAAATTTATTGGAACTTTTCGCCATTCTTATCCCTTACGCGTTCCCGCGACTTATTTTTCCTCTTCATCAGTGAACTTTGACCGACTGCCGGTGAGTTCATCCCGTTGCATCCTTGCGAGTTCACGCATATCCACTACCTGATCGGTCTCGTCAACTATTTCACTGCCCAAAATTTCTTCGAGCACATCTTCAAGAGTCACAACACCTGCGACTCCTCCGTACTCATCAAGGACCACACACAAATGCATGCGGCTTCCCAGAAATTGGACCAGCAGCTTGTCCAGAGTGACCGTTTCGAGCACGAATCGAACCGGACGCATGATGTCCGACAATTTCAGGTCGTCTCTGTCATCGGCCAATGCCTCAAGCACCAGTCGCCGATAAACAACGCCCACAATTTCCTCCGGGTCCTCGTCGAATACCGGAATACGGCTGTGCGGCCATGTGGGATGCGACTCACGGGCCTCGGCCACAGTCATCTCCGCAGGGAGCGAGAAAACCACCGTACGCGGGGTCATTATAACTTCAACCGTCTTGGAATCCAGCGACAGAATATTGCGGATGGACTGTTCCTCATACGGCTTGATAACTCCGGACCGACGAGTCAGGCTGACAATGGCCCTAATATCATCCTCAGTATGATCGGGGCCCGCATTCTTCTTATGCATGGCCCTGGATAAAA
The genomic region above belongs to uncultured Pseudodesulfovibrio sp. and contains:
- a CDS encoding cytochrome c-type biogenesis CcmF C-terminal domain-containing protein, which produces MHLTGYVGLLFSLLAFLFLAGFAGVAAWRQNKDSLIFIERGQLVASGGVIFSTLILMVGLTTRDYSFQYVYDNVDNALSFVYTLTALWGGREGSLLFWELIIAVAGMIFVTTPGYKSFSDDTKLFFWMFFLSVQGFFLLLLTGWSNPFIEIIPAPADGRGLNPLLRNPGMIFHPPLLFFGFALYAIPACAALAASIAGEVKSWITITRNWNILSWVFLTAGIVLGGWWSYMELGWGGYWAWDPVENASLIPWFAGTAVLHTSIIESRRNALQRTNVFLMSFTFILCIFSTYLTRSGVIDSLHSFGKSGVAQPLFWSMMIGLLVTLMVTFLSERLTQRSLSDFLSRQGMLVIATWFLLALGMVVTLGTMWPVISQIWTDKPLGLDSHFYNRVCLPFMSCLVLIFCYCPWLGWKGGIRNMKGFIGVSVVLVVSFIGFYLSGMTNVLAALTAAASVAAIFGIVMLFFLYPSMRKMRQSWGAYGVHLGLVLMALGIAFSGPYKIEEEVILAKGESMVIDDYTVTFTNLVQDGDIGDIKLRATATLEVFEDGKLMGIMMPDKRIYRNFERQQFAEVSTIPGLGDELYATLLGLTEDDKASFKISVNPLINWIWIGGTLMSLLAFLLLRRMPRPGEGR
- a CDS encoding cytochrome c maturation protein CcmE is translated as MAKSSNKFVYGVALALFLGGFGYLIFSGLTEDSVYFLNVSEALAEDRTQIGQARLFGKVSPDNLEVVDGKLGASFDLIDKIEHAKSLRVQFKGALPDTFKEDVEVIVEGTFSSDGEMFIARTLVTKCPSKYEEQSKEMEKSS
- a CDS encoding hemolysin family protein; its protein translation is MLELVLAVGVAVFVSMFCSVAEAALYSMSWADIEKLKGSGSKSAKLIHKLRSNIDEPITAILTLNTCAHTAGAAVAGWAWANLYGEDTLWLFTVAFTVIILIFTEILPKTLGVVYSDNIAPPLARPLSGLVWLFRPVIAVMSVLSRAMHKKNAGPDHTEDDIRAIVSLTRRSGVIKPYEEQSIRNILSLDSKTVEVIMTPRTVVFSLPAEMTVAEARESHPTWPHSRIPVFDEDPEEIVGVVYRRLVLEALADDRDDLKLSDIMRPVRFVLETVTLDKLLVQFLGSRMHLCVVLDEYGGVAGVVTLEDVLEEILGSEIVDETDQVVDMRELARMQRDELTGSRSKFTDEEEK